The Bdellovibrio sp. ZAP7 DNA segment GAAACTCGCTTGTCGGCGGAAAAGCGTCAAGAGATCGTGTCACTTTGTTTTTCTGAAGTGGAATACTTTGGGAAATTGGTTGAAGACTTGTTATTCTTGGCCCAGATAACCGAGCCCAAGTACTCTGCTGGAACTGAGGAGATTAATCTCTTGGAACGCGTGCAGGATCAAGTCACGGTGTTTAAGAACCGCTATCCTAATTTGGCATTTAATATCGACTGCACGATCGATGCTTCCAAGGCTCAGTTCATGGGATCTTCGAAATTGATTGATCGCCTGCTTAGAAATGCCTTTGAAAACTCTTCGTCCTTTGCGAAGTCTAAAATTCAAATCAGCATTTCTAATGGCGGACCGAAGCTGCAGCTTTCCATCAGCGATGACGGCCCGGGGTTTAGCGATACTTCGCTGAAAGAATTCGGTCATAAAAAAGCGAGTCGCAGTCTGACAGATGGTTCGTCTGGCAAACGTATCTCAGTCGGGATCGGTTCTGTGATTATGAGAGAAATCCTCCAGCTTCATGGAGGCGAACTTAAAGCCGAGAACATTATCACTGACAGTTCTAACCACTCGGTTCTTGGTGGACGTGTCTCATTTTGGCTCCCTAAAGCATAGTCCACAATCATTAAACACTTGCCCGTTACCTTTTATATATAGAAAAGGCGGGCATTATGTTTTCAAGGTTACTGATCACAGCAGCAATCACTTTCATAGCTCTACCATCACGGGCGCAGATGATGAATACTTCCCTGATGGGCACAGGTTATTGGGGTGGCAATCAAAACTGCGCCTACCAACAACGTCCTGCCCAGGCAGCAGTTGAATCCGACGAGGTTCAAGAAGCTAAAGAAACCATCAGCGAGCTCAAACAAGAGATCTCTGAAAAGAAAAGCGAAAAGAAAAAATACGATCGTGAAGCCGAGCGATCTAAGTCCGATATAAAAAAGAATATCTCTGAGGACTACGCCGACTTTATGATCGCGCATATGGAGAGTGCCCGTCGCTGTTCTGAGTATGTGAATTTTAACTCTTCGGATGATGGGTCTGAAATATCTGACGAAGGATCCGTACGCGCACCGCAAAGTGCCTCTTCCTCACGTCAACGTCCCGCTCCTCCACCGGAGGGTTTTGACGGGTCCGAACCTCCGAGTGATTTCAAGGCCGGTGGCGAAATTGCTGGATCTCGTAAGTCGTCACCTGCTGTGGCTCACGGTGGCAACTCAAATATGCTTGAAGTTCAGGCTTTCTCTTTACAAGAATGGCAAAGCTACTGCGATGCTCGCTCGAATGGCGCGGTCTTCACAGCGGTTTGCGACAATGCAAAATTCCGCGCTGACAGCTCACGTGGGGCCGCTTCCTCGTGCAAATCTGCGATCAGCTCCCTTCGTACGAATGCGCAAAAGTCTGCTCGACTTCAAGGTGATATAGAAAGCTTGACTCGGAAGCTGGAAATGGCTCAAGAAGATCTGAAAGAGGCTCGTCAAAATTCCAACGCTGAGGGTTCGGTTTGTATTGAGTGTATGGCTAAGAGCAACTCTTATAACTATCAAGACACGTCTTCAAATACGGCGAACTTGGTCTCAAATGTTGTTTTGGGTGCTGGTGCGATGTATGCCGGTTACAAAACGAATCAAATGGTGACCGAGAATAATGCGAACTTGGGCTACCCGACTCAAACGCCTTCGGTGATGAGTTACGGTTATCCGTACATTGCTCAAGGTCTTTACGGGATGATGAATAATAATTCCTCGGGCCAAGGTGGTTTCGGTTGCGGCGGTCAAATGACTGGCGGCATGACGGGTATGAACGGCATGTACGGGATGATGGGTTCTTCCGGTAGCAACGTGTTTGGTTATCCATCGAGCATGAATGGAATGACTGGCATGAGCGGTGGGATTTACATGGGCATGGGCTCGCCGTTTGGGAATTCTGGGTATGGGAGTTCGATGTACGGGATGAATGGTATGAACGGAATGATGGGCATGAATGGAATGTATGGTGCGGGAAATTCTATGTATGGAATGAACGGTATGAACTCCATGAATCCATACGCTATGAATGGCGTGAACTCAATGTACGGAATGAACGGCATGAACGGTTCGATGTACGGGAATACGATGAATCCCTACTCGATGTATGGAATGTCTGGATACGGCGCGAACGGTTTAAACACGATGTACGGTGCCAACGCTTACGGCATGAACTCTCAGTATGCGTCGATGTACGCTTTGCAGCAGCAAATCGCGCAGATGAATTATAACTTAAGCGCCATGCAATCCGCGACGGGTGTTTACAGTGGATATGGGGCTGGTTCAAACAGCTTCATTTCACCAATAGGTTTGACGAATACAACAACTTTGCCCGGCGGAGTGATCACGGGCTCTAACTACGGCACGACATACGGAACAAGCTACTCGTTGCCAAGCAGCTACCTGAACACGTCACTTTCCGGTTACAACTACGGAAACGTGTACACATCTCCCTATGCGACGACAAGTACAACAATTCCTGGTGTTGTGCCAATCCTAGGTTCGACAACAACATCCACGGGTTCCGTGATCTCAGGAACAGGCCGCTAAATTTCTCAGAACCTAACTTAGTCCAAAATTGAAATTACACCCACTTCCTCTAGTGAAGTGGGCTAGAATATTCATCGCAACATACAACTAATCTTTGCTCGCCTTTTTACCAACCTCAGCGCCAGTAAAACCGCTCTACCCAGAAATCCCGCGTCAAATACCTACTTCAACTTCCCCAGAAACACCAAAACATCATTACGATCCTAGCTTCTATCTGGCACACATTCACAACTTCAATGCCTAGAAATTCCCATGCGACGAGCTTCCGAAAGATTGTGCGTGCGACACAAAATTCTAAAGTTTTCCACGTCATTACCACCTCCCAAAGCAAGTGGAACTTTATGATCCACTTGCAGTTGATACTTGCTTTGACAACGCTCCCCGTTTTCATGGACAAATTCGCAATGGTGCTTTGCTTTAACTAAAAGCATACGTCGTGATGTTACCTTCAGTTGTTTACGCGAGTGCATGCGATTCTTTGCCCCGTTATCAGCAACAACCTTTTCACCAACTGCAAAGATGCTGTTCTCACTATCGGACTTATCTTTGCCCAGCCTTACTTTCTCGTTAGCCGTTGCAACAGCCTTCTCCTCTTGGTTCTTTTCAGAATCAATCAAAGATTCTGACTTTTCCTTTCCGAGCCGTTTTTTGATTTCTGCTTTCGCGAGGTACGAAATCAAATCTGCCCAAGACGGATTTGGAAGAACATGGGACAGTAGATCTTTTGCGTGCTGAAGTTCCTTCATCTGATCTTCCGTCAAAGTAATCTGCATTCGGGTTGAGTCATCACGTTGCGGTTTTAAAGTTTCGTGTTCTTGAACTGGCTGATTGAATTCCACGGCTAAAATCTTGTATGTCTCCACGCTGGATTTATTCTGGATTTGTTCCAGCAAAGCCTCCGTTCGCTCAACCGAAATCTTATTTCCACTTGCGATTTCAACATTTAAACACTTTTGAACATTTTGAAGCTGTGTCAGATTCAATGAACCGTTCTCAATAGCTTTGTCGACCTGCGGGACTTTCTTAAGCAATCTTGCCGCCTGAATGCGACGGTAAGCTGCATCTTCGGAGTAATGCAAATGAGATGTCATATATTTGAATAACGACGTATATCCCAAATCCAAAAACAGACGACGAGATTCAACTTCCACAATATGCCATAAAATCAAATGAGTGATCTTGCGTTCGGTGCGTGCAAGCTTTTCAACACGGTTTAATAGTTCGGTATTAGGCAATAAAGTTAAGTCCATGGTTTCCTCCGAAATGCATGTCACATCTAAGTTAGAAACCTTATAGCATGGATTTTTAAAGCGCGATTTTGCGCGACTTCAGTATTTCAAAAGCGCTCGGCGATTGCATTCGAGGAACGCATGAAACACTTCAGGATCAGATATAAGAAGAGAAAATGAACCGCTTGTGATGGATCTTGACTAGCAAATCTAAGCCGACCCAAGTGCAATTTAGAGACAAGAAAACCACGTCAAACACTTTTCAATTACGATTAACACATGACACAGCTTTTCCGGGTAGCGCGGGTAAATTCCTGCCCACCCAAAAACAAAAAACCCACACTCGCAAGAGCATGGGTTTCGATAATCCAATCAATATAAACTCAAACTAGAAACTTTGTGAACGAGCGACACCGCAACGGTTGTAAGCTGTCACAGAGAACGTCGCTGACGCCCAGTTGCTTGGCCATGCAGATGCGTTCAAGCAGCTGTAAGCTACGCCACCGATTGTGCAAGTAAGGTTACCAATGCCCGCACCGTTATCGAAGATATACAAAGCGCTAGAAGACGCCGAAGCCTTATTCAAAGTAAACGTCGGAGCTGAGTTCTGCTTCAGATTACAAACTTCCGTCACGTAGTCATTTGAATACGGATTGCTAACTGCAGGACGCAAACTGATCTTAATACCGTTACCATCAAGGTAAGTAGACGTTTGGTGATTGAACAAATAGATGCGTAGATCTTTTTGCGTCGTCAAATCACCACGTACTTGCAAAGATACGTAGAAATAAGAACCGCTTTGAGTGATGTAACCAATATAAGAAGCCGTCGCCGTTCGATCATATAGAACCCAATAGTAATTGGATAGATCACTAACGTTAGCTGGCTTTGAAATTTTCAAAGTGATGTTTTGACCCGCAGATAAAACCACTGGGCTGCCATTTGATGGGTAGTAAATATCACCAGTGTAGCCATCCGCTGCAACTGTGCTGGAGCCATCTTCAGTATTTCCTTGCGAGCAGTTTTGAAAGCTCACTGTAACCAGCGCCAAAGCTACAACAGTGCCGCCTGCAACCAATACTTTTTTAATAGTCTTCATAATTCACTCCCCCGTACCGCATTTACTGCATCGGCTAAAATTGGGAAAATCCTTACTAAAAAGAGTCAATTCCCGAGACATTTCAGCAACTAACTCAGCTGTTTCCAGAATCCCCCTCGGAGAAACCGTCTCACAATGAGACTCTTCGCCAGACCAATTATAAAAAACCTTCATCTCCATGGTCCTTCAACATTTCCTGCCTAGGATTAACTCATGGGGCCCGAGTCGAGGGACTCGATCAGCCCCCTACTTTTAAATATTAAAAAAGGAGTTCCAAATGAAAATTTCCAAGCAAATTCTGATGACTGCCGCTTCAATTATTTCTTTACACACAGCTTCGATCGCCTTCGCTCAAAGCGGCGGTCCTAGCCAAGAACAGCGCGAAGCATTCAGAGCCTGCGCCGATTCTGTTGGAATGGAAAAACCAGAACCAGGCAAAAGACCGACGGCTCCAACTGAAGAACAAAAAACAGCATTGGATGCATGTTTGAAATCAAAAGGTTTCGAACCACCAACTCACTTCGGTCGCCCAGGCGGTGGCCCACGCGGTGAAAGACCTCCAGAAGAGGTTGGAGGTGTTCAGTAATTAGAATCGCTTCAAAAATTAAGTATCTTCCTAGCTTCCAAAGATCCAGCCTTCACGGGTTGGATCTTTTTTTTTCTAAATTCTTAATTCCGAATGTAATTGAAAACAAAAATTGAAGCGGCCGAGTGGCTGACTTGGGCTTAGCAGACGACTGACGAGACCAAGGCAGATGCTCGGTCGCTTCAATTTTCGTCTTTAAGGTGCACCTGTGAAGTCGATAGACCACGAAGTGAGTGTACCGCTAACGGCGTCGGTGCGGCCGTCGATTACTTTCAGCGTCCAGATGCCTTCGCTGCGTTCTTGGTAGAAGGCGTTGGTTAAGAAAACGTCGTCGGCGTAGTCGTGGACGTTGGTCAGAGAGTTGTGCATGTTGACAAGGATGCTTCGCATGCCGGATGGAGATGTTAACTCCAGAGCTAATTGCGAAATATCGTTATGAGTGATGCTGACTTTGACTCTGACGCTTTCGATTTTCAAACCAGAACCATTGGCAATACTGATTTGCGAGTAGGCGGCACCGGCTAAGCTGCCGTCGCCGATGGGAATGCTGATAGTTCCGGTCGAAGTATAGCCCGGTTCAGTGTATGTACCAAAACTGCTGGTGTAGCTTTTTGCCATAGCAACGGCGGCATCCACATCGACTTTTCCGAAGCCGTACCAGTTGTGGAATTTAAATCCGGCACTATTCGTTTTCCATGGAAGCTCCCAGGAATATCCCGTCGGAACCGATGTGCCTAAAGGATGAGGAATAGTTCCCGTGGTCACGTAGTCCATCGGCACGGCGGTTTTAGCCAGGATGTATTTCACATCCCTCCACGTGAGATTTGAATTTGCAGAAAGCATCAATGCCACTGCACCAGAAATAGTGGGAGCCGCAGACGAGGTTCCATTAAAGGTCGCGGTATAATTACATTGAGAATTTGGTGAACTGCCTTTTTCAAAGGGCACATAAGTTGAAATACTCGACTGAGACCACCCTGCAGAACAGCCAGAGCGATCCGTCGTTATCATTGCGGGAGCGGCATACCCAAACTCCCCGCCAAATCCCGAAATCCAGATGTCAGCACCTGGTGATGAATAACTTGAAGAAACACCTTTGGCATTTAACGCAGCAACCACAATTTGATAAGGATTGGTGTTATCACCGTCAAAATTTGAATTCCCGATACATGTGCTGCTTGTGCTTTGACCGTTGCAAT contains these protein-coding regions:
- a CDS encoding HNH endonuclease, whose translation is MDLTLLPNTELLNRVEKLARTERKITHLILWHIVEVESRRLFLDLGYTSLFKYMTSHLHYSEDAAYRRIQAARLLKKVPQVDKAIENGSLNLTQLQNVQKCLNVEIASGNKISVERTEALLEQIQNKSSVETYKILAVEFNQPVQEHETLKPQRDDSTRMQITLTEDQMKELQHAKDLLSHVLPNPSWADLISYLAKAEIKKRLGKEKSESLIDSEKNQEEKAVATANEKVRLGKDKSDSENSIFAVGEKVVADNGAKNRMHSRKQLKVTSRRMLLVKAKHHCEFVHENGERCQSKYQLQVDHKVPLALGGGNDVENFRILCRTHNLSEARRMGISRH
- a CDS encoding S8 family serine peptidase, giving the protein MLKTKKFLTVLLLAFGGTSLTMMLANCNGSGFEIADSCFNDGGDPLFGYAWFLANCGQAGVSKSGGTAGVDMNLRATWSAGILGEGIKVRVSDDGLENTHEDLTGNFQTSVARSRDYYLGAMGSSYVTTTAPPHDKTTAPTSYDNHGTSVAGIIAAVGGNGVGSRGVAPKAALSAANLLSAMVTQDTAKVLNQATGTDFDILNMSWGYDQYKITDPTPSYEAQLKTAVTSYRSGKGAILVKAAGNEFETYCNGQSTSSTCIGNSNFDGDNTNPYQIVVAALNAKGVSSSYSSPGADIWISGFGGEFGYAAPAMITTDRSGCSAGWSQSSISTYVPFEKGSSPNSQCNYTATFNGTSSAAPTISGAVALMLSANSNLTWRDVKYILAKTAVPMDYVTTGTIPHPLGTSVPTGYSWELPWKTNSAGFKFHNWYGFGKVDVDAAVAMAKSYTSSFGTYTEPGYTSTGTISIPIGDGSLAGAAYSQISIANGSGLKIESVRVKVSITHNDISQLALELTSPSGMRSILVNMHNSLTNVHDYADDVFLTNAFYQERSEGIWTLKVIDGRTDAVSGTLTSWSIDFTGAP